One Brachybacterium kimchii genomic window carries:
- a CDS encoding alcohol dehydrogenase catalytic domain-containing protein — MRAVRYDAFRTPPRVEQMDDPACPPRGAVIEVRATGVCRSDWHAWQGHDDSVSLPHTPGHEFAGVVREVAPEVTRFRVGDRVTAPFILSCGRCAQCRAGATQVCPDQHQPGFDLPGSYAEQVVVIEADHNLVALPDGIDMLAAAGLGCRFGTAFHAVRTQARVRDGECVVVLGCGGVGLSVVQIATAAGARVLAVDVSPGALEAARALGAEPVPTTPDEPADDLVERLLAASGGGADVAIDALGSARTAAAGIRSLRPRGRHVQVGLLLGEDADPALPMGRVIGLELQVLGSHGLAAGEYRELLEEIADGRLDPAAHLGSIIGLEDLPEALVGLGGAPTSIGMTVARIS; from the coding sequence ATGAGAGCCGTGCGCTACGACGCCTTCCGCACCCCGCCCCGCGTCGAGCAGATGGACGACCCCGCGTGCCCGCCGCGCGGGGCGGTCATCGAGGTGCGCGCGACGGGCGTGTGCCGCAGCGACTGGCACGCCTGGCAGGGGCACGACGACTCCGTCTCCCTCCCGCACACTCCCGGGCACGAGTTCGCCGGAGTGGTCCGCGAGGTCGCCCCCGAGGTCACCCGGTTCCGCGTCGGCGACCGCGTGACCGCGCCGTTCATCCTGTCCTGCGGACGCTGCGCCCAGTGCCGCGCGGGAGCCACCCAGGTGTGCCCCGACCAGCACCAGCCCGGCTTCGACCTCCCCGGCTCCTACGCCGAGCAGGTCGTCGTGATCGAGGCCGACCACAACCTCGTCGCCCTGCCCGACGGCATCGACATGCTCGCCGCCGCGGGCCTCGGCTGCCGCTTCGGCACCGCGTTCCACGCCGTGCGCACCCAGGCTCGCGTGCGCGACGGGGAGTGCGTGGTGGTGCTCGGGTGCGGCGGCGTCGGACTCTCCGTCGTCCAGATCGCGACGGCCGCCGGCGCGCGCGTGCTCGCCGTGGACGTCTCGCCCGGAGCGCTCGAGGCGGCCCGCGCGCTCGGCGCCGAGCCCGTCCCGACCACCCCCGACGAGCCGGCCGACGACCTCGTCGAGCGACTGCTCGCGGCGAGCGGCGGCGGCGCCGATGTCGCGATCGACGCCCTCGGCTCCGCGCGCACCGCGGCCGCGGGCATCCGCTCCCTGCGCCCCCGCGGACGCCACGTGCAGGTGGGACTGCTGCTCGGTGAGGACGCGGACCCCGCGCTGCCGATGGGTCGCGTGATCGGCCTCGAGCTGCAGGTGCTGGGCAGCCATGGCCTGGCGGCGGGGGAGTACAGGGAGCTGCTCGAGGAGATCGCCGACGGGCGGCTGGATCCCGCCGCGCACCTGGGGTCGATCATCGGCCTCGAGGACCTGCCGGAGGCCCTGGTCGGGCTCGGCGGAGCGCCGACGTCGATCGGGATGACGGTCGCTCGGATCTCCTGA
- a CDS encoding GntR family transcriptional regulator, with protein sequence MQLHIDPGSSDPIYEQIRAALAAAILSGELASGEALPSIRTLARDLRVSVITTTRAYNELVADGLADSVRGKGVFVRAQDPDELRSRALDRIERSLAEAVDAARSVGIDDATLRTMLGRRIEEER encoded by the coding sequence ATGCAGCTGCACATCGATCCGGGATCCTCCGATCCCATCTACGAGCAGATCCGCGCCGCGCTCGCCGCCGCGATCCTGAGCGGCGAGCTCGCGAGCGGTGAGGCCCTGCCCTCGATCCGCACGCTCGCCCGCGACCTGCGCGTCAGCGTCATCACCACCACCCGCGCCTACAACGAGCTCGTGGCCGACGGTCTCGCCGACTCGGTGCGTGGCAAGGGCGTGTTCGTGCGCGCCCAGGACCCCGACGAGCTGCGCTCACGGGCGCTGGACCGCATCGAGCGATCCCTCGCCGAGGCGGTCGACGCGGCGCGCTCGGTCGGGATCGACGACGCGACGCTGCGCACGATGCTCGGCCGACGGATCGAGGAGGAGCGATGA
- a CDS encoding AAA family ATPase — MSIPSPEKPYGDPVRALRGLTFTAPAGQVTGLVGANGAGKTTALRAIVGAIRATSGRIEVLGIEQGAAQTAPPEGLASVPDPHGYPEHWTAHHVARLRRAAIPDFSVQDFGRRLRSFGVSLDRRLRDLSDGQAALFGVAAALAQDPRLLILDEPLARLDPLARERLVDLLRDLMARERRSLVLSTHDLDGMDRFIDHLVVMADGAAVLEGSVEDLKEEFLVVGAPAPTDHENGLPGLVGSEEISGTTWALIAAEEAVGLDTEVQLHRPELNDLVTYPLRAAASRGRAHRTIEEGTA, encoded by the coding sequence GTGAGCATCCCGAGCCCGGAGAAGCCGTACGGCGATCCCGTCCGCGCGCTGCGCGGGCTGACGTTCACGGCTCCCGCCGGCCAGGTCACGGGCCTGGTCGGGGCGAACGGAGCGGGCAAGACCACGGCCCTTCGCGCGATCGTGGGCGCCATCCGGGCGACGTCGGGGCGGATCGAGGTGCTCGGGATCGAGCAGGGCGCGGCGCAGACTGCTCCGCCCGAGGGCCTTGCCTCGGTGCCCGATCCGCACGGCTACCCGGAGCACTGGACGGCCCACCATGTGGCGCGCCTGCGCCGGGCGGCGATCCCCGACTTCTCGGTGCAGGACTTCGGACGTCGGCTGCGGTCCTTCGGGGTGTCGCTGGACCGCCGACTGCGGGATCTGTCCGACGGGCAGGCGGCGCTGTTCGGCGTGGCGGCGGCGCTCGCGCAGGATCCTCGGCTCCTGATCCTCGACGAGCCGCTCGCGCGCCTGGACCCCCTCGCGCGGGAGCGTCTCGTGGACCTGCTGCGCGACCTCATGGCGCGGGAGCGGCGCTCCCTGGTGCTGAGCACCCACGACCTGGACGGCATGGACCGCTTCATCGACCACCTCGTGGTGATGGCGGACGGCGCCGCGGTGCTCGAGGGGTCCGTCGAGGATCTGAAGGAGGAGTTCCTGGTGGTGGGGGCTCCCGCGCCGACGGACCACGAGAACGGACTGCCCGGGCTCGTCGGCTCGGAGGAGATCAGCGGCACCACCTGGGCGCTGATCGCGGCCGAGGAGGCCGTCGGGCTCGACACCGAGGTGCAGCTGCATCGGCCCGAGCTGAACGATCTGGTCACGTATCCGCTGCGGGCGGCGGCCTCGAGAGGTCGCGCGCACCGCACGATCGAGGAGGGGACGGCATGA